One window of Candidatus Nitrospira kreftii genomic DNA carries:
- a CDS encoding ATP synthase subunit delta encodes MIKTTVARRYAQALFELLDQSNIEVTRSALDSLSQAMRESGELRHVVASPAFGAEEKIAVLTALADKLGCPPVGRAFLGQLVRKSRVGFLPEIAHAFGKLVDQAKGTQPVTVSSATPLPGTEQDRIKVRLRETLKREVDVTFQTDASHLAGLQISIGSTVVDSTVRGRLRDLQVTLTRE; translated from the coding sequence GTGATAAAGACAACAGTTGCGCGACGTTATGCACAGGCCCTCTTTGAGCTCCTCGATCAGTCCAACATTGAAGTGACAAGGAGTGCTCTCGACAGCCTGAGTCAGGCCATGAGGGAGTCAGGCGAACTGCGCCACGTGGTGGCCTCGCCTGCTTTCGGGGCAGAGGAAAAAATCGCGGTTCTGACGGCGCTTGCTGACAAGCTCGGCTGCCCGCCAGTCGGCAGGGCATTTCTGGGTCAATTGGTAAGGAAGAGCCGAGTTGGATTTCTGCCTGAAATCGCCCATGCGTTCGGCAAGCTCGTGGACCAAGCCAAAGGAACCCAACCGGTCACGGTGTCCTCGGCAACCCCCCTTCCAGGAACAGAACAAGATCGGATCAAGGTGCGTCTCCGCGAAACGCTAAAGCGCGAGGTGGATGTGACATTTCAGACCGACGCGAGTCATCTCGCCGGCTTGCAGATCTCTATCGGCAGCACGGTGGTCGACAGTACGGTCCGAGGCCGCTTGCGCGATTTGCAAGTGACGTTGACGCGAGAATAA
- a CDS encoding hypothetical protein (conserved protein of unknown function) yields MRIRFVLPWLGFCLALSLYHTLALAYREYFTPEQRTQLENIQTILVQVLALTDQGEAPGTALADAVAQRLGEVGYATVRDPASPHDVVFRVKCEQRKTWEGTTATGGDADLPDSPARLWKGPACQLSYLLGGMKIKWQKEVRTEFEDAVAAAQAAQAGDAGVYAMTKLQEALEKYEFPLLLAAEWDHVDRLLKLLDSPDTGQARKIKIMSLLGDMQADEALPKLKDALKDRDLAKQALVAMGNLGREGIPLLIDMMNTAPQLEVQAAAAKGLGQIGGIAGDASVVLPLLAKLQDPKTDWAVLTEVAWALGKIPDKRSIQPLYDLDKKLQAIRDPDNVILKKLKEAVFWSIKQCDTWDQYS; encoded by the coding sequence ATGCGAATTCGATTTGTTTTACCATGGCTTGGGTTCTGTCTAGCTCTCAGCCTGTATCACACTCTTGCGCTAGCCTACCGCGAATACTTCACACCTGAGCAGCGAACGCAGCTGGAGAACATTCAGACCATTTTGGTCCAGGTCCTCGCCCTCACCGATCAAGGCGAAGCACCAGGTACTGCCCTCGCTGACGCCGTGGCACAGCGTCTCGGCGAAGTCGGATACGCGACCGTACGAGATCCTGCCTCGCCTCACGATGTCGTCTTTCGAGTCAAATGCGAGCAACGCAAAACCTGGGAAGGCACGACTGCGACCGGCGGAGACGCGGACCTGCCGGACTCGCCGGCCCGCCTTTGGAAAGGCCCCGCGTGCCAACTCAGCTACCTGCTCGGTGGAATGAAAATCAAATGGCAGAAAGAAGTGCGGACGGAGTTTGAAGATGCCGTCGCTGCCGCACAAGCGGCACAGGCAGGCGACGCGGGCGTTTACGCGATGACCAAGCTACAGGAGGCGCTGGAAAAGTATGAATTTCCCCTCCTGTTAGCGGCGGAATGGGACCACGTCGATCGTCTTCTCAAGCTTCTCGATTCGCCCGATACCGGCCAAGCACGAAAGATCAAGATCATGTCCCTCCTGGGAGACATGCAGGCAGACGAAGCGCTCCCAAAACTGAAAGACGCACTGAAGGACCGAGATCTCGCGAAACAGGCGCTCGTTGCCATGGGTAATCTCGGCAGGGAAGGGATTCCCCTCCTCATCGATATGATGAACACAGCGCCCCAGCTGGAAGTCCAGGCAGCGGCAGCCAAAGGACTTGGGCAGATCGGTGGCATTGCAGGAGATGCGTCCGTCGTGCTTCCGTTATTGGCTAAGCTCCAAGATCCCAAGACTGATTGGGCCGTCTTAACGGAAGTCGCCTGGGCCCTCGGCAAGATTCCTGACAAACGATCGATCCAGCCGCTGTATGACCTCGACAAGAAGCTGCAGGCCATCCGTGATCCCGACAACGTGATCCTCAAGAAGCTCAAGGAAGCGGTGTTTTGGTCGATCAAGCAATGCGACACGTGGGATCAGTATAGCTAA
- a CDS encoding hypothetical protein (conserved protein of unknown function) — translation MGQLQSWCHPLANVLILRHTPHVKSITFHPKALAFIRDQSPALKREIGEALRDLQKGISIGLPLSRPMPSVATGAYELRVRSATTTVRVFYFVKLADTILVFHGFQKKTQKTPAHELALGQRRLQEMVDGND, via the coding sequence ATGGGGCAACTCCAATCGTGGTGCCACCCCCTTGCCAATGTCCTAATTTTGAGACATACTCCGCATGTGAAGTCGATCACCTTTCATCCGAAAGCCCTGGCATTTATCCGAGACCAGTCGCCGGCGCTTAAGCGGGAAATCGGTGAGGCACTTCGGGATCTGCAGAAAGGCATCAGCATTGGCCTCCCGCTCAGCAGACCAATGCCTTCAGTCGCAACAGGAGCATATGAGCTCAGAGTGCGAAGCGCGACAACGACAGTGCGAGTATTCTACTTTGTTAAACTGGCCGACACGATTCTGGTGTTTCATGGGTTTCAGAAGAAGACGCAGAAGACACCAGCCCACGAACTTGCACTCGGCCAACGGCGTTTACAGGAGATGGTAGATGGCAACGACTAG
- a CDS encoding hypothetical protein (conserved protein of unknown function), which produces MATTRTSKRVTVVTANDLGHALGLSAADTAEMEFRSELTVVLAKIIQAGRLTHAAIAKSAGTSRTRVTAIANGNTHGVSTDVLIRVLAATGHRAEVRVKKAAA; this is translated from the coding sequence ATGGCAACGACTAGAACCAGCAAACGAGTGACGGTTGTGACAGCCAACGATCTTGGGCACGCGCTGGGTTTGTCAGCAGCGGATACCGCTGAAATGGAATTTCGGTCGGAACTCACCGTTGTCCTGGCCAAGATCATTCAAGCCGGGCGGCTAACCCATGCCGCGATTGCAAAGAGCGCAGGCACATCGAGAACGCGAGTGACGGCGATTGCGAACGGGAATACCCACGGGGTTTCGACCGATGTGCTGATTCGAGTCCTGGCCGCAACCGGTCATCGGGCAGAAGTCCGGGTCAAGAAGGCAGCAGCCTAA
- a CDS encoding hypothetical protein (conserved protein of unknown function) — protein sequence MTEPTITCPNCKTEIKLTESLAAPLIESTRRDFEKRLALKDSDIAKKEEVLREREEAVSKAKQAIDDQVAEKLVAERAKIVSEESKKAKLALQTDIDQKTRELAELQDVLTQRDVKLAEAQKAQADLIRQKRELDDAKRELELTVEKRVQDGLLATREQAKKEAEEGLKLKVIEKEQTIASMQTQIEELKRRAEQGSQQLQGEVQELELEALLRAKFPRDTIEPVPKGEFGGDALQRVMGPLGQVCGTILMGIQAHQELERRLAGQTP from the coding sequence ATGACAGAACCAACGATCACCTGCCCGAACTGCAAAACAGAGATCAAGCTGACCGAATCCCTCGCCGCCCCGTTGATTGAATCCACTCGCCGTGATTTCGAAAAGCGACTCGCGCTCAAAGATTCAGACATCGCCAAAAAGGAAGAAGTGCTGCGCGAGCGGGAGGAAGCCGTCTCGAAGGCCAAGCAGGCCATCGACGATCAGGTGGCCGAGAAGCTTGTCGCGGAACGCGCGAAGATTGTTAGCGAGGAATCCAAGAAGGCCAAACTTGCCCTGCAAACGGATATCGACCAGAAGACGAGAGAACTCGCCGAACTTCAAGATGTCCTCACTCAACGCGATGTCAAACTCGCTGAGGCGCAGAAAGCACAGGCCGATCTCATTCGACAAAAGCGCGAACTGGACGATGCCAAACGGGAATTAGAACTCACGGTCGAAAAGCGCGTACAGGATGGATTGTTGGCGACCCGCGAACAGGCCAAGAAGGAAGCGGAGGAAGGCCTGAAGCTCAAGGTGATAGAGAAAGAACAAACCATCGCCTCCATGCAGACCCAGATCGAAGAACTTAAGCGCAGAGCAGAACAAGGATCACAGCAGCTCCAGGGCGAAGTCCAGGAGTTGGAACTTGAAGCGTTACTCAGAGCAAAGTTCCCGAGAGACACGATCGAACCTGTGCCCAAAGGCGAATTCGGCGGGGATGCACTCCAGCGGGTCATGGGCCCTCTTGGTCAGGTCTGCGGAACCATTCTTATGGGAATCCAAGCGCACCAAGAATTGGAGCGACGGCTGGCTGGTCAAACTCCGTGA
- a CDS encoding hypothetical protein (conserved protein of unknown function), protein MTNAKSVFSLAVALRHSLIELASARQALDGQQTKTEMVYQYLTGPRFRHRVEAIVEAFSSMQEDLDREKKAITKQWAKREEQIERVMQATVGMYGDLQAIAGKPFQEIEGLELTALESKNPIQQLLPE, encoded by the coding sequence GTGACGAACGCAAAGTCGGTGTTCTCCTTGGCAGTCGCTCTCCGCCATTCCTTAATCGAACTCGCCTCAGCCCGGCAGGCACTTGATGGCCAACAGACCAAGACCGAAATGGTCTATCAGTATCTCACCGGCCCACGGTTCCGCCATCGAGTCGAAGCCATCGTCGAGGCGTTCTCGTCAATGCAAGAGGATTTGGATCGGGAAAAGAAAGCCATTACAAAGCAATGGGCCAAGCGAGAGGAACAGATCGAACGAGTGATGCAAGCGACCGTCGGCATGTATGGGGACTTACAAGCGATTGCCGGAAAACCGTTCCAAGAAATAGAAGGACTTGAACTCACCGCATTGGAGTCCAAAAACCCAATCCAACAATTGCTGCCTGAGTAA
- a CDS encoding Type III restriction protein res subunit, which produces MQLPDGLYDRLVTESLSQLIDGLRDPSYRTLSTLPSEQAAERITDALAKQVTQLLDEIEGNDADKAKQQLALVNALLVHLRQQVAGNVDPLIEPPQILQAVHRIGVAPKFPETGLAIPWLFTSGKGSPSLLSELRREISCCEQVDVLVSFITVAGVRKLFDILQAATAVSASGQPRTHLRILTTTYTGATEIEALDYFAKMPGCEIKVSLDGRRTRLHAKAWIFHRKTRFGSAYVGSANLSGSALLGGLEWTVKFTEQGQTELFTRAQAHFETLWNDGEFQHYDAANPEHRSELTRALKREASDQISATTTFFDLEPKDYQKDMLEQLALERERSRSRNLVVAATGTGKTIVAAFDYRTACQTVGGRPRLLFVAHRKEILLQTRRTYREVLRDHSFGEILAGGSELQSYDHIFATIDSVCARDLVSICGPQYWHTVVVDECHRLAADRFDAFVKSVSPQVLLGLTATPERSDGKSIFPYFDNRPDGSPAVELRLWHALDLQLLCPFEYYGCDDDTDFSEVPWDKPGEREAIDNLVTGNHTRARLVIDEWRRLTGNPKRSKTIAFCISVAHAEFMTRKFNEAGLPSLCIVGSTDTDVRRQAPERLARGEVCALVTCDLYNEGIDLPSVDTLLLLRPTQSPVLFQQQIGRGLRLHEGKQGCLVLDFVGRYRADFRFDRLLSSISGLSRSQMIDAVNEGFSSLPVGCHIQLQQLTKEQILKSLRTATNQSWRRLRNELQTYIALRGRATVRLAEFLREQAVQLDELYRNQGRSGWTALRRDAGLLPTPEAIEDEYFGHRFTDLLHCNDPEQVDLLVRIGESSVHYQRFSDRERCRLQMLAYQIDGQHHQTGSGEAFITRLSQTPELSAELGELGAVLQARSTLRFQQIPGLTDVPLCLHASYGIREILTAVGWLTATRRTPFQSGVLSLQDRKVELLFVTLDKSEGFHDRIAYRDYAISTERFHWQSQNSAGPDTPAGRRYIESPKNGWSFQLFVRRSKGGPYQACGPVKIEKAEGEKPMSIEWKLVVPLPIRLFQEFNILRGQ; this is translated from the coding sequence ATGCAACTACCTGATGGGTTATACGATAGGCTTGTTACCGAATCGTTGTCACAGCTAATAGATGGCCTTCGAGATCCATCTTACCGCACACTATCAACTCTCCCTTCTGAACAAGCAGCAGAGCGAATCACGGACGCTCTTGCCAAACAAGTGACTCAGCTGCTCGATGAAATTGAAGGAAATGATGCGGATAAGGCAAAGCAACAGCTCGCCCTCGTCAACGCATTACTAGTTCACCTTAGGCAACAGGTAGCAGGAAACGTGGACCCGCTAATTGAGCCGCCTCAAATCCTCCAGGCTGTTCATAGAATCGGAGTTGCGCCGAAATTTCCAGAAACTGGACTTGCCATTCCATGGCTTTTTACTTCGGGCAAAGGCTCTCCATCTCTGCTCTCCGAACTTCGTCGTGAAATTTCCTGCTGCGAGCAAGTGGACGTACTGGTCAGTTTCATCACAGTCGCAGGAGTTCGAAAGCTGTTCGATATTCTCCAGGCAGCTACAGCTGTGAGCGCTAGTGGCCAACCACGAACACACCTGCGAATCCTGACCACCACTTACACTGGTGCGACTGAGATAGAAGCCCTGGACTATTTCGCGAAAATGCCAGGCTGCGAAATTAAGGTTTCTCTCGATGGCAGACGGACACGGCTCCACGCAAAAGCATGGATCTTCCACCGTAAAACGAGGTTCGGCTCGGCTTACGTCGGTAGTGCGAATCTATCAGGCTCGGCCCTGCTCGGCGGGCTCGAATGGACAGTCAAATTCACCGAGCAAGGACAGACTGAACTGTTTACTCGCGCTCAAGCCCACTTCGAGACACTCTGGAACGATGGTGAATTCCAACATTACGATGCTGCAAACCCTGAGCACCGCTCCGAGTTGACCCGCGCCCTGAAGCGGGAGGCCAGTGATCAAATTTCTGCCACAACGACGTTCTTCGATCTTGAGCCTAAGGACTACCAGAAAGACATGCTAGAGCAACTTGCGCTGGAGCGAGAACGTAGCAGGTCGCGCAACCTCGTTGTCGCAGCGACCGGCACGGGCAAGACCATAGTTGCAGCGTTTGATTACCGTACTGCCTGTCAAACTGTCGGCGGACGCCCACGTTTGCTATTCGTTGCGCACCGCAAAGAAATTCTACTACAAACTCGACGAACCTACCGCGAGGTATTGCGCGATCACTCATTCGGTGAAATATTGGCGGGTGGTTCTGAGCTGCAAAGCTACGACCATATTTTCGCCACCATCGACAGCGTTTGTGCGCGTGACCTCGTCTCAATATGCGGGCCACAATATTGGCACACAGTCGTTGTCGACGAATGTCATCGGTTAGCAGCGGACCGCTTCGATGCTTTCGTTAAATCAGTATCCCCTCAGGTCTTGCTAGGGCTAACTGCCACACCAGAACGTTCAGATGGCAAATCAATCTTCCCGTACTTTGACAATCGCCCTGATGGATCGCCTGCTGTCGAGTTACGCCTCTGGCATGCACTAGACCTCCAACTGCTCTGCCCGTTTGAATACTATGGCTGCGACGACGACACCGATTTCTCAGAAGTGCCTTGGGATAAACCAGGTGAGCGAGAGGCCATCGACAATCTTGTGACCGGAAATCATACTCGCGCGAGACTTGTTATCGACGAATGGCGGCGATTGACTGGCAACCCAAAGCGGAGCAAAACGATCGCATTTTGCATATCAGTCGCACACGCCGAATTCATGACGCGGAAGTTCAACGAGGCCGGGCTACCTTCGCTCTGTATAGTAGGCTCGACAGATACTGATGTTCGTCGCCAAGCACCAGAACGTTTAGCGCGGGGGGAAGTTTGCGCGCTCGTCACTTGCGACCTTTATAACGAGGGCATTGATCTTCCATCTGTTGATACGCTGCTACTCCTTCGACCGACACAAAGCCCCGTCTTATTCCAACAACAGATCGGACGTGGTCTACGACTCCATGAGGGCAAGCAAGGTTGTCTTGTCTTAGACTTCGTCGGCCGATACCGTGCAGACTTTCGTTTCGATCGTTTACTTTCATCGATTAGTGGGCTTTCGCGTAGCCAGATGATTGACGCAGTGAACGAAGGATTCAGCTCCCTTCCCGTGGGCTGCCACATTCAGCTGCAGCAATTGACGAAAGAGCAAATTCTCAAGAGCCTGCGGACCGCCACGAACCAGTCATGGCGCCGCCTCCGCAACGAGCTTCAGACCTATATTGCACTCCGCGGACGAGCCACTGTTCGACTTGCAGAATTCCTGCGCGAGCAAGCAGTGCAACTAGATGAGCTTTATCGCAATCAAGGCCGCAGCGGGTGGACTGCATTGCGACGCGATGCAGGATTACTGCCCACACCTGAGGCCATTGAGGACGAATATTTTGGCCACCGCTTTACAGACTTGCTGCACTGTAACGACCCAGAGCAAGTGGATCTTCTTGTGCGCATCGGTGAATCTTCAGTACACTATCAACGCTTCAGTGACCGTGAACGTTGCCGACTCCAGATGCTCGCATATCAGATAGACGGCCAACATCACCAGACAGGTAGTGGAGAAGCCTTCATTACTCGACTCTCACAGACACCAGAGCTTTCTGCCGAACTTGGCGAATTAGGCGCAGTTCTTCAAGCTAGAAGTACTCTGCGATTTCAACAGATACCTGGCCTAACCGACGTGCCTCTGTGCCTTCACGCAAGCTACGGCATTCGTGAAATTCTAACCGCGGTCGGCTGGCTAACCGCAACACGAAGAACTCCGTTCCAATCCGGTGTGCTTTCGCTACAAGACAGGAAGGTTGAACTCCTCTTCGTCACGCTCGACAAGTCAGAGGGCTTCCACGACCGTATTGCCTACCGCGATTACGCTATCAGCACCGAACGCTTTCACTGGCAAAGCCAGAATTCAGCCGGACCTGATACGCCAGCCGGTCGACGATATATTGAAAGCCCAAAGAATGGTTGGTCCTTTCAGCTTTTCGTGAGGCGAAGCAAAGGGGGCCCCTATCAAGCTTGTGGCCCAGTGAAGATCGAAAAAGCAGAGGGAGAGAAACCAATGTCCATTGAATGGAAGCTTGTAGTACCTCTACCGATTCGGCTATTTCAAGAATTCAACATCCTTCGCGGACAATAG
- a CDS encoding hypothetical protein (conserved protein of unknown function), with the protein MLANQERADRGREILEIYARKFGDPYDPSANLTDVLTDLMHTAVIRPELGLEFTSSLRMANSHFQAETEEQFNA; encoded by the coding sequence ATGCTAGCAAACCAAGAGAGGGCTGATCGTGGCAGGGAAATTCTAGAGATCTATGCGCGTAAGTTCGGCGATCCTTATGATCCATCCGCGAACTTGACTGATGTGCTGACCGACCTTATGCATACGGCGGTAATCCGGCCTGAATTGGGGCTAGAATTTACATCCAGCTTGAGAATGGCCAACTCACATTTTCAAGCTGAGACTGAAGAACAATTCAATGCTTGA
- a CDS encoding hypothetical protein (conserved protein of unknown function) translates to MIKRHTETELVQLLEQFPAAAILGPRQIGKTTLAQQIAARTKPSPVYLDLENPIDLAKLDDPGQYFQTRTDRLIILDEIQRTPGLFQVLRGVIDRRRRAGQQAGQFLILGSASRDLLKQSSESLAGRIAYKELTGLTVSEITRNDQETLWLRGGFPDSFLAHDERASMRWRMNFISTYLERDVPQLGPRIPAVTLRRLWTMLAHSQGEQVNVAKLAGGLDVSAHTAQRYIELLEDLLLVRTLRPWAGNIKKRLVKAPKVYIRDSGIAHALLNLTTLDDVLGHPVVGASWEGFALENILSGMPDGATSWFYRTAAGAEIDLVIEQGLRQRIAIEIKRSLAPSVSKGFHLGCEDIKATHRYIVYPGAEQYPISNGVIVMPLVDMMTELLEILG, encoded by the coding sequence ATGATAAAACGTCACACAGAAACGGAACTAGTACAGCTTCTGGAGCAGTTTCCGGCAGCCGCGATTTTAGGACCGCGCCAGATCGGCAAGACCACTCTGGCCCAACAGATTGCCGCCCGCACCAAACCTTCTCCGGTGTATCTCGACCTTGAAAATCCTATCGACCTCGCAAAACTCGATGATCCTGGCCAGTATTTTCAGACCCGCACCGATCGCTTGATCATTCTTGACGAAATACAGCGCACGCCCGGGCTGTTTCAGGTTCTGCGTGGCGTCATCGATCGCCGCCGCCGGGCCGGACAGCAAGCCGGACAGTTTCTCATCCTGGGCTCAGCGTCGCGTGATCTGTTGAAACAATCCTCGGAGTCTCTCGCCGGGCGCATTGCCTACAAGGAACTCACAGGCTTGACCGTGTCCGAGATCACACGCAACGATCAGGAGACCCTCTGGCTGCGCGGCGGATTCCCCGATAGCTTTCTGGCTCATGATGAGAGGGCCAGCATGCGCTGGCGAATGAATTTTATCAGCACCTATCTGGAGCGGGATGTGCCGCAACTGGGACCGCGTATCCCTGCCGTCACCCTGCGGCGACTATGGACCATGCTGGCCCACAGTCAGGGGGAGCAGGTCAATGTCGCGAAACTGGCGGGCGGGCTTGACGTGTCGGCCCATACGGCACAGCGGTATATCGAATTGCTCGAAGATCTTCTGCTGGTCAGGACGCTGCGCCCCTGGGCGGGCAATATCAAAAAACGCCTGGTCAAAGCGCCAAAGGTGTACATTAGGGACAGCGGCATTGCCCACGCCCTGTTAAACCTGACGACGCTTGATGATGTATTAGGGCATCCCGTCGTAGGCGCCAGCTGGGAAGGGTTTGCGCTGGAGAATATCCTGTCAGGCATGCCGGACGGGGCGACATCCTGGTTTTACCGGACAGCAGCAGGCGCGGAGATCGATCTTGTGATCGAACAGGGATTGCGTCAACGGATAGCGATTGAGATCAAGCGGTCGCTCGCGCCATCCGTATCCAAAGGCTTCCATCTTGGGTGCGAGGATATTAAAGCCACACACCGCTATATCGTCTATCCAGGTGCGGAACAATATCCGATATCGAATGGCGTGATTGTGATGCCGCTGGTTGACATGATGACTGAACTTCTGGAAATTCTGGGCTGA
- a CDS encoding hypothetical protein (conserved protein of unknown function), whose product MTKLKKRPTFKSEKQEAEFWASHDSTEYVDYSKSRRMVFPRLKPSTKTISLRLPKSLLDQLKTIANKRDVPYQTLLKLFVLERVQAELHHKPAKAS is encoded by the coding sequence GTGACCAAACTCAAAAAAAGACCGACGTTCAAGAGTGAGAAACAGGAAGCTGAGTTTTGGGCGTCACACGACTCAACGGAGTATGTCGACTACTCCAAGAGTCGTCGGATGGTGTTTCCCCGGTTGAAGCCGTCCACCAAGACGATCTCGCTTCGTCTGCCGAAATCCCTCTTGGATCAACTCAAGACGATCGCGAACAAACGCGACGTCCCGTATCAGACACTGCTCAAGCTCTTCGTGCTCGAACGCGTCCAGGCTGAGTTGCATCACAAACCCGCCAAAGCCTCCTAG
- a CDS encoding hypothetical protein (conserved protein of unknown function) codes for MPMKNPPHPGDFIRTEIIQPAGLSVTAAADVLDVSRPALSNLLNGKADLTGDMALRIEKAFGVKMDTLMKMQSNYDIAATRRREKEIKGVRRFHATLHP; via the coding sequence ATGCCGATGAAGAACCCGCCGCACCCCGGCGATTTTATCCGAACTGAAATTATTCAACCGGCTGGCCTGTCCGTGACCGCCGCCGCCGACGTGCTGGACGTGTCGCGTCCTGCCCTCTCGAATTTATTGAACGGCAAGGCCGACCTGACCGGCGATATGGCCTTGCGAATCGAAAAGGCGTTCGGCGTCAAAATGGATACATTGATGAAGATGCAATCCAACTATGACATTGCAGCGACGCGCCGCCGAGAGAAAGAAATCAAAGGTGTGCGGCGCTTCCATGCGACGCTGCACCCGTGA
- a CDS encoding Plasmid maintenance system killer, with protein sequence MKIRNFIHKGLQRLYLDGSAKGVPPDTVDKLRKMFAFLEVMSSADEVRALTSWKAHTLTGDRKGTVSLSVTRNRRLTFRVDTAEQEIYDVNLEDYH encoded by the coding sequence GTGAAGATACGGAACTTTATTCATAAAGGCTTGCAACGACTTTATCTGGACGGCAGCGCCAAGGGCGTACCGCCCGATACCGTGGACAAGCTACGGAAGATGTTCGCGTTTCTGGAGGTGATGAGCAGTGCCGACGAAGTGCGCGCCCTCACCTCATGGAAGGCGCACACGTTGACCGGAGACCGTAAAGGCACGGTGAGCTTGAGCGTGACACGCAACCGCCGCTTGACGTTCCGCGTTGATACCGCCGAACAAGAAATCTATGATGTGAATTTAGAGGATTATCACTAG
- a CDS encoding hypothetical protein (conserved protein of unknown function) — protein MSDAYNLHRFLTAQEPVYDTVLDELRAGRKASHWIWFIFPQIAGLGHSGMAQQFAIGSLDEAKVYLQHPVLGPRLRACTQLVLEVNGRSAEEIFGYPDNLKFRSCMTLFMASTTDNTIFKGALLTYFDGQPDQQTLDILAQQSS, from the coding sequence ATGAGCGACGCTTACAATCTCCACCGCTTTCTCACCGCCCAGGAGCCTGTCTATGACACAGTCCTTGATGAGCTCCGCGCCGGAAGAAAAGCCAGTCACTGGATCTGGTTCATCTTCCCGCAGATCGCCGGTCTTGGTCACAGTGGAATGGCGCAGCAGTTTGCAATTGGCTCGCTCGACGAGGCCAAGGTCTATTTACAACACCCTGTCTTAGGTCCAAGGCTCAGAGCCTGCACGCAGCTTGTGTTGGAGGTGAATGGTCGCAGCGCGGAGGAGATCTTCGGCTATCCCGACAACCTGAAATTCCGGTCCTGCATGACCTTGTTCATGGCCTCAACCACCGACAACACCATCTTCAAAGGCGCCCTGCTCACATACTTCGACGGCCAGCCCGATCAACAGACTCTGGATATCCTGGCTCAGCAATCGTCTTAG